One genomic segment of Peribacillus sp. FSL H8-0477 includes these proteins:
- a CDS encoding ketopantoate reductase family protein — translation MNIVIIGAGALGVYYGARWQESGQHVQFLVRERRARQIAEEGLYVTSPHGNYLFHEIDYTENVEEIEHPDLILLAVKGHHLEGTLPALHNLVEKGAKILPILNGLEHIHILQQMFGEEAVIGGSAYIIATLNERGHVVHSSTQHDLVFGPLHPSQQELCVQIEHISDQAIMDAQHSTQILRRIWQKYLFINAFSGVTTAANLNIGTIRHYPETFSLLKKVFIEMQQLAAAYDIEISDNQISQSIQQLSDLPDESTSSMHQDRRKFLTLEVEHLQGGALRLASMAGLKLPVIETLYGIIKPYEN, via the coding sequence ATGAATATTGTCATTATTGGTGCTGGCGCATTAGGAGTTTATTATGGAGCTAGATGGCAAGAATCAGGACAACACGTTCAGTTCTTGGTAAGAGAACGTCGAGCCCGTCAAATCGCTGAGGAGGGCTTATATGTAACTAGCCCGCATGGCAATTATCTATTTCATGAGATCGATTACACGGAGAATGTTGAAGAAATTGAACACCCAGACTTAATCCTGCTTGCTGTAAAAGGCCATCATCTCGAAGGAACACTCCCTGCTTTACACAACTTAGTAGAAAAGGGAGCAAAAATTCTCCCCATTTTAAATGGTCTGGAACATATTCATATTCTCCAACAAATGTTTGGCGAAGAAGCTGTTATAGGCGGGTCAGCTTATATTATTGCCACTCTTAACGAAAGAGGACATGTTGTTCATTCCAGTACACAGCATGATTTAGTATTCGGACCCCTTCATCCCTCCCAGCAAGAACTATGTGTTCAAATAGAGCATATCTCTGATCAAGCGATTATGGATGCTCAACATTCTACCCAGATACTCAGAAGGATCTGGCAGAAATACTTATTCATTAATGCCTTTTCCGGTGTCACTACAGCGGCCAATCTGAACATCGGAACCATCCGTCATTACCCAGAAACCTTCAGCCTGCTGAAAAAAGTGTTTATCGAGATGCAGCAATTAGCAGCAGCGTATGATATAGAAATCTCGGACAACCAAATATCTCAAAGCATCCAGCAGCTGTCTGACCTTCCCGATGAATCAACATCATCCATGCATCAGGACAGGAGAAAATTTTTAACGCTTGAAGTAGAACATCTGCAAGGCGGTGCACTTAGACTTGCTTCAATGGCAGGCCTAAAACTACCTGTCATTGAGACCCTCTATGGAATCATTAAACCATATGAAAATTAA
- a CDS encoding 3D domain-containing protein produces MKKLILSMTAAFFLVFGISGVASASSNTYKVKSGDTLWKIAQNHNITVKQIKSWNQLKTDHIKIKQVLKVKKTSTSAKKKTTVKKASSKAYKTMTVKATAYTASCKGCSGITATGLNLKKNPSIKAISVDPKKIPLGTKVYVEGYGYAVAADKGSSIKGNKIDVFISSKAKAIKWGVKTVKIRVYK; encoded by the coding sequence TTGAAAAAACTAATATTGTCTATGACTGCAGCCTTTTTTCTAGTATTCGGTATTTCCGGCGTTGCATCGGCTAGTAGCAATACATATAAAGTAAAATCAGGTGACACTCTTTGGAAGATTGCCCAAAACCATAACATAACCGTTAAGCAGATAAAAAGCTGGAATCAGCTTAAAACAGATCATATAAAAATAAAGCAAGTTTTAAAAGTTAAAAAGACCTCTACCTCAGCTAAGAAAAAGACGACTGTAAAAAAGGCTTCTTCTAAAGCTTACAAGACAATGACCGTTAAAGCTACTGCCTATACAGCAAGTTGTAAAGGCTGCAGCGGCATTACAGCTACTGGACTTAATTTGAAAAAGAACCCATCCATAAAAGCAATCTCAGTTGATCCTAAGAAAATACCTTTGGGAACAAAAGTTTACGTTGAAGGATATGGCTACGCAGTTGCTGCAGATAAAGGGAGCTCAATTAAAGGAAATAAAATTGATGTCTTTATCTCTTCAAAAGCAAAAGCTATTAAATGGGGAGTTAAAACTGTTAAAATTAGAGTTTATAAATAA
- a CDS encoding M20 family metallopeptidase: MLTDLLKDLVSINSSTKDGANEAVEFCSKWLSEQGLSVNVLTNNGYKMLVSELGQGDKTIILNGHVDVVSGNPDQFIPYEEDGKLYGRGTADMKAGVAAMMCAFAELQKQDLRVRIQLQIVSDEEIGGLNCSGYLAKNGYRGDFVICAEPTQLGIGLQAKGVLQLDIEIDGMPAHGSRPWEGVNAIEKSYEIYEKIRTLPFASESSDLYRSPSINLAKLHAGEVYNKVPGKCLMSLDIRYLPTQNKDDIIEQIQSITDGKVTMKMFGIPVKTKENEPFISLLKPVIENITNDNARVFGQHGSADTVFFSAYDIPSIEFGPSGANWHGDREYVILDSVQDYQQMLIDFANEFVHLRTNKKNIG; the protein is encoded by the coding sequence ATGCTTACTGATTTACTTAAAGATTTGGTTTCGATTAACAGTTCCACAAAGGATGGAGCAAATGAAGCAGTTGAATTCTGCTCTAAGTGGCTTTCAGAACAAGGATTATCTGTGAATGTACTAACGAATAATGGGTACAAAATGCTTGTTTCTGAACTTGGACAAGGTGATAAAACCATTATTTTAAACGGTCATGTTGATGTTGTCAGCGGAAATCCTGATCAATTTATTCCTTATGAGGAAGATGGAAAGCTTTATGGCCGAGGAACAGCTGATATGAAGGCTGGTGTTGCTGCAATGATGTGCGCATTCGCTGAATTGCAAAAGCAAGACCTTCGTGTCCGGATCCAACTGCAAATTGTATCGGATGAAGAAATTGGAGGACTTAATTGTTCTGGGTATTTAGCTAAAAACGGCTATCGGGGTGACTTTGTCATCTGTGCTGAACCGACTCAACTTGGTATTGGCCTTCAAGCTAAGGGTGTCTTACAACTTGATATAGAAATAGACGGCATGCCTGCTCATGGCAGCAGACCATGGGAAGGGGTTAACGCTATTGAGAAGTCTTATGAGATTTATGAAAAAATACGTACCCTTCCATTTGCTTCCGAAAGTTCAGACCTCTACCGCTCTCCTTCTATTAACCTAGCCAAGCTGCATGCAGGTGAAGTTTACAATAAGGTTCCTGGTAAATGCTTAATGAGTCTCGATATCCGCTACCTACCTACGCAAAATAAGGATGACATCATTGAGCAGATCCAATCCATTACAGATGGGAAAGTCACAATGAAAATGTTTGGGATACCGGTGAAAACGAAAGAAAACGAACCATTTATCTCTTTGTTAAAACCTGTTATTGAGAATATCACAAACGATAATGCTCGAGTCTTTGGACAACATGGTTCAGCAGATACTGTTTTCTTTTCAGCCTACGACATTCCATCCATTGAGTTTGGACCGAGTGGAGCCAATTGGCATGGTGACCGTGAATATGTCATTCTTGATTCCGTACAGGACTATCAACAAATGCTCATAGACTTTGCCAACGAGTTTGTTCATTTACGCACAAATAAAAAAAACATAGGCTAA
- a CDS encoding helix-turn-helix transcriptional regulator, which produces MTKDLSYTIEEVSQLLKVSKLTIYDLIKKGEIPVFRVGRQMRMDAKDLDAYINHNRNQPADEYQKNGAKDNSKIVISGQDLVLDILGKHIEKGSTYKTLRSYTGSLNSLISMYNGECDIVSLHVLDGDTGEYNLPYVKKILVSYPYILINLVSRKAGLYVQKGNPHNLTSWKDLHQKQVTIINREKGSGARVLLDEQLRIHNIPVTEIKGYPKEETNHLSVASAINSGLADAGVGIEKAAKIVGVDFIPLITERLDLVILKTPVNEPLITNIKEILASPSFQSEINSLSDYDTSLMGTVIYETL; this is translated from the coding sequence ATGACAAAAGACCTTTCTTATACAATCGAGGAAGTATCACAGCTTTTAAAAGTATCGAAACTTACCATATATGACCTCATAAAAAAAGGTGAAATTCCGGTTTTTCGCGTCGGCAGGCAAATGCGGATGGACGCGAAAGACTTAGACGCCTATATCAATCATAATCGAAATCAGCCAGCTGATGAGTATCAAAAAAATGGAGCGAAAGACAACTCAAAGATTGTCATCAGCGGCCAAGACCTTGTACTTGATATACTCGGAAAACATATTGAAAAAGGGTCAACTTATAAAACGTTACGATCCTATACAGGAAGTTTAAACAGCCTGATTTCTATGTACAATGGCGAGTGTGATATCGTTAGCTTGCATGTACTTGATGGGGATACTGGAGAATATAATCTGCCCTACGTAAAGAAAATTTTAGTAAGCTATCCTTACATTTTAATAAATTTGGTTTCACGTAAAGCCGGGCTATACGTCCAAAAAGGAAATCCGCATAATCTTACCTCCTGGAAGGATTTGCACCAGAAACAAGTGACTATCATTAATCGGGAGAAAGGTTCAGGCGCAAGGGTCCTTTTGGATGAACAGCTCAGGATACATAATATACCTGTTACCGAGATAAAGGGCTACCCAAAAGAAGAAACCAATCATTTGAGTGTTGCTTCAGCAATAAACTCAGGATTAGCAGACGCAGGCGTAGGAATTGAGAAAGCTGCTAAAATCGTCGGTGTGGACTTCATTCCCTTAATTACAGAACGGTTGGATCTTGTTATTCTAAAAACACCCGTAAACGAGCCGCTCATTACCAATATAAAAGAGATTTTAGCTTCCCCTTCTTTCCAATCGGAAATCAACTCCCTAAGTGATTATGATACTTCACTGATGGGCACGGTCATTTATGAAACACTTTAA
- a CDS encoding GNAT family N-acetyltransferase, translated as MDHIEIQGKTITLLPLTEEHLLPLYEAAKPKEIWEWSATKILSFEDAKNFIKDGIAARENSLHYPFVVMENKTNQLIGSTSLRSIQFADRSLEIGSTWYHPAYWRTAVNSECKLLLLQHAFETWSMNRVEFRTDERNIRSQTAIKRLGAVPEGILRKDKVLRDGYIRNTVVFSILLEEWPDVKNRLESFLAR; from the coding sequence ATGGACCATATTGAAATACAAGGAAAGACTATCACGTTACTTCCATTAACTGAAGAACATCTTCTCCCCTTATATGAAGCAGCAAAACCGAAGGAAATTTGGGAGTGGAGTGCTACGAAGATCTTATCGTTTGAGGATGCAAAAAATTTCATTAAGGATGGCATTGCAGCAAGAGAGAACAGTTTGCATTATCCGTTTGTGGTAATGGAGAATAAAACAAATCAACTAATTGGCAGTACCAGTCTCCGCTCCATTCAATTCGCAGATCGTTCGCTTGAAATTGGCTCAACCTGGTATCATCCCGCGTACTGGCGGACAGCTGTTAATTCAGAATGTAAACTGTTACTATTGCAGCATGCCTTTGAAACATGGTCAATGAACCGGGTCGAATTTAGAACAGACGAACGAAATATTCGCTCACAAACTGCCATTAAACGGTTAGGAGCGGTACCGGAAGGCATTCTTCGCAAAGATAAAGTCCTCCGCGACGGGTATATTCGAAACACTGTAGTTTTCAGCATCCTTCTAGAAGAGTGGCCAGACGTTAAAAATCGTTTAGAAAGCTTTTTAGCCAGGTAA
- the dacB gene encoding D-alanyl-D-alanine carboxypeptidase/D-alanyl-D-alanine endopeptidase has protein sequence MIKKIKWCLALLLITMFAAFPYLHTDKESVYALDESGKLGQQITNALNTPKLEGALAGVSIRDGSSGEIIFEKGADTRLRPASNQKLLTAAAALETLGKDYRFKTEVYTDGNKHGKVLNGNIYIKGEGDPTLLKSDFDQLAAEVKKSGIKLINGNVIADDTWYDDERYSEDLSWMDEAEYYGAAVSPLTASPNEDFDTGTVIVEVNPANVSGKDASINVVPKTDYVKIINHAKTVAADGKKDIEITREHGSNTITIEGTIPLQASKTRQWVAVWEPTGYALDLFKQSLNEQGIKVTGKAKIGQISKKATVLVSHSSMPLSELLVPFMKLSNNGHAEMLVKEMGKVRFGEGSWEKGLEVMENTLKTFDVNINSLMMRDGSGISHVNLVPANELSKLLFAVQGKSWFPVYVNSLPLAGNSERLIGGTLRNRMKETPAAGNVQAKTGTITSVSSLSGYVTNKKGEKLIFSILLNNFVDEEGITKIQDDIAVILANQ, from the coding sequence TTGATTAAAAAAATTAAATGGTGTCTTGCATTATTGCTTATTACCATGTTTGCAGCGTTTCCATATTTACATACTGACAAGGAGTCGGTTTATGCGCTGGATGAGTCAGGGAAATTAGGTCAACAGATAACGAATGCCCTTAACACACCAAAATTGGAAGGGGCACTTGCAGGAGTCAGTATTCGAGATGGATCGAGCGGTGAAATTATATTTGAGAAAGGAGCAGACACTCGATTGCGTCCGGCTTCTAATCAAAAGTTATTAACAGCCGCTGCGGCATTAGAAACACTCGGGAAGGATTATCGGTTTAAAACAGAGGTATATACTGATGGAAACAAACATGGAAAGGTCCTTAACGGAAATATTTACATAAAGGGTGAGGGAGATCCAACCCTGTTAAAAAGTGATTTTGATCAATTAGCAGCTGAAGTAAAGAAAAGCGGCATTAAGCTGATTAATGGAAACGTGATTGCCGATGATACTTGGTATGATGATGAACGTTATTCAGAGGATCTTAGCTGGATGGATGAAGCAGAGTATTATGGAGCGGCTGTATCGCCTTTAACCGCTTCACCCAATGAAGATTTTGATACAGGAACTGTAATAGTTGAGGTGAACCCGGCTAACGTGTCAGGTAAGGATGCCTCAATCAACGTTGTTCCTAAAACTGATTATGTAAAGATTATTAATCATGCAAAAACAGTGGCAGCAGATGGGAAAAAAGATATTGAAATCACACGCGAGCATGGCAGCAATACGATTACGATTGAGGGGACTATACCACTGCAAGCAAGTAAGACAAGGCAATGGGTGGCCGTATGGGAGCCAACTGGCTACGCCTTGGATTTATTTAAGCAATCGTTGAACGAACAAGGAATCAAGGTTACAGGGAAAGCGAAGATCGGACAGATTTCAAAGAAAGCTACCGTACTCGTAAGTCACAGCTCAATGCCGTTATCGGAACTGCTCGTGCCTTTTATGAAGCTTAGCAATAATGGCCATGCAGAAATGCTTGTTAAGGAAATGGGGAAGGTTCGCTTTGGGGAAGGCAGTTGGGAAAAGGGTTTAGAGGTAATGGAAAACACGTTGAAAACATTCGATGTAAATATAAATTCACTAATGATGCGTGATGGTTCTGGTATTTCTCATGTGAATTTGGTTCCAGCTAATGAATTATCAAAGCTCTTGTTCGCGGTTCAAGGAAAGTCATGGTTTCCGGTATATGTAAATTCCCTTCCACTTGCAGGAAACAGTGAACGGTTAATAGGGGGGACATTAAGAAATCGTATGAAGGAAACCCCAGCAGCTGGCAATGTACAAGCAAAAACAGGGACAATCACCTCGGTAAGTTCCTTATCAGGCTATGTCACGAATAAAAAAGGGGAAAAGTTAATATTTTCTATTCTTTTAAATAATTTTGTAGACGAAGAGGGAATTACGAAGATACAAGATGATATAGCTGTTATACTCGCAAATCAATAA
- the modB gene encoding molybdate ABC transporter permease subunit: MTTDFWSPVRLSIEIAFVSGILVIILGLIAGRFMARAKFRGKVLVETLFLLPLVLPPTVVGFFLIVLFGKNSMFGQIIEWIFNQSIMFTWWAAVLASAIVAFPLMYQSSKTGFEAIDIDIEGAARVDGANEFKLFLFVSIPLALKSLVAGGILSVARALGEFGATLMFAGNIPGKTQTTPTAIYMAIDTGNMQMAWLWVVCIVGISFIMLIVSQLVKS; this comes from the coding sequence ATGACAACAGATTTTTGGTCACCTGTCCGATTATCCATTGAGATTGCATTCGTTTCTGGAATATTGGTTATTATTCTAGGTTTAATTGCTGGGAGGTTTATGGCTAGGGCTAAATTCAGGGGAAAAGTGTTGGTTGAAACACTTTTTCTTTTACCTTTAGTGTTGCCGCCAACAGTCGTCGGCTTTTTCTTAATTGTTTTGTTTGGGAAAAACAGCATGTTTGGACAAATAATTGAATGGATATTTAATCAATCGATTATGTTTACCTGGTGGGCGGCTGTTCTAGCTTCGGCTATTGTTGCCTTTCCATTAATGTATCAGTCTTCTAAGACTGGATTCGAAGCGATTGATATCGATATAGAAGGGGCAGCAAGAGTAGATGGAGCGAATGAATTCAAACTATTTCTATTCGTTTCCATTCCCTTAGCTCTAAAGTCGCTTGTTGCAGGTGGAATCCTGAGTGTTGCACGAGCATTAGGAGAGTTTGGAGCAACTCTCATGTTTGCGGGGAACATCCCGGGGAAAACACAAACAACACCGACAGCAATCTATATGGCCATTGACACGGGAAATATGCAAATGGCTTGGCTATGGGTAGTGTGTATAGTCGGCATCTCCTTTATTATGCTGATTGTTTCCCAGTTGGTAAAATCCTAA
- a CDS encoding general stress protein: MDKRVVGVYENGEEAIRAVEDLKAQGYSRDDISVVAKDRDEVKTVNAETGTKTEEGLAAGAATGGILGGTAGLLAGIGALAIPGIGPVLAAGPIAATLAGAAVGAGTGGLAGALIGMGIPEAEAGHYETEVKSGKLLILVDPHAPKHGAEYAEPRVNVGARNDTLDTQRDPINSPIDRTKNFRN; encoded by the coding sequence ATGGATAAACGTGTAGTTGGAGTATATGAAAACGGTGAAGAAGCAATTCGCGCAGTTGAAGATTTGAAAGCTCAGGGCTATAGCCGTGATGATATTTCGGTCGTAGCTAAAGACCGTGATGAAGTGAAAACTGTAAATGCAGAAACTGGTACGAAAACGGAAGAAGGTCTTGCGGCTGGTGCTGCAACAGGTGGAATCCTTGGTGGAACAGCCGGGTTATTAGCTGGAATTGGTGCATTAGCTATTCCAGGAATCGGGCCGGTTCTAGCGGCTGGACCAATTGCAGCAACACTTGCAGGAGCAGCTGTTGGTGCCGGAACTGGCGGTCTTGCAGGAGCATTGATTGGAATGGGAATTCCTGAAGCTGAAGCTGGGCACTATGAAACAGAGGTAAAATCCGGAAAGCTATTAATCTTAGTTGATCCTCATGCACCAAAACATGGTGCTGAATATGCTGAGCCTAGAGTGAATGTAGGAGCACGTAATGATACTCTTGACACTCAACGTGATCCAATTAATAGTCCAATCGACCGCACAAAAAATTTCCGTAACTAA
- a CDS encoding DUF6176 family protein, producing MLVELTRFKVKNGKTAELDKWMDLLNEHMDQVLLTLEDEKMYVETIFREVLEGEEFLYWYSVQGEDGIEVTNSAHEIDQLHLQYWEECIDSDFKPVDLETKVVMIPKNIRKMML from the coding sequence ATGTTAGTGGAACTAACCCGATTTAAAGTTAAAAATGGAAAAACAGCGGAATTAGATAAGTGGATGGATTTGCTGAATGAGCATATGGATCAAGTCCTGTTGACGCTTGAAGATGAGAAAATGTATGTAGAAACCATCTTCCGAGAGGTTTTGGAGGGTGAGGAATTTTTGTATTGGTATTCAGTCCAAGGCGAGGATGGTATAGAAGTAACCAACTCCGCACATGAAATTGACCAGCTTCATCTACAGTATTGGGAGGAATGTATCGATTCAGACTTTAAGCCTGTTGATTTGGAAACGAAGGTTGTCATGATACCCAAAAATATTAGAAAGATGATGTTATAA
- a CDS encoding aminoglycoside adenylyltransferase domain-containing protein, whose amino-acid sequence MVKIPVSVQSVLNEYMTLLNERLPNTLVGLYLHGSIALNAFVENSSDIDFLTIINHRLATSEAAILYEIHQSIARNSKPDMDGYYLIQEEIGSQAEGLYYNGGQLQDKTVINPVTWWILKNKGIPVLGEELNFAVDRMDLLSYVSENMNTYWANRIRKIEDSDPLLLLPKEFLNEEIQWSILGILRQYYTLREHDIISKLGAGEYALKHIPEEWHHIINEAIQIRKGTGKTFFESEKKRLNTASLLMEYILKESTIRDI is encoded by the coding sequence ATGGTGAAAATTCCTGTTAGTGTACAGTCAGTTTTAAATGAATACATGACATTACTTAATGAACGATTACCAAATACCCTTGTGGGCCTTTATTTGCATGGTTCTATTGCATTGAATGCCTTTGTAGAAAATTCCAGCGATATTGATTTTTTGACGATCATTAATCATCGTTTGGCCACATCTGAAGCAGCGATTTTATATGAGATTCATCAGTCGATTGCTAGAAACAGCAAGCCAGATATGGATGGGTATTACCTGATACAAGAGGAGATTGGCAGTCAAGCAGAAGGTCTTTATTATAACGGAGGACAACTACAAGACAAAACAGTCATAAACCCAGTGACATGGTGGATTCTGAAAAATAAAGGAATTCCTGTTTTAGGAGAAGAGTTGAATTTTGCAGTCGATAGAATGGACTTGCTTTCCTATGTATCTGAGAATATGAATACCTATTGGGCAAACCGAATTAGAAAGATTGAGGATAGTGACCCACTACTCCTGCTGCCAAAGGAATTTCTTAATGAAGAAATCCAATGGTCCATTTTAGGGATACTACGTCAATATTACACACTGAGAGAGCATGATATCATTTCAAAGCTGGGTGCAGGGGAATATGCTTTAAAGCATATTCCAGAAGAATGGCACCACATCATTAATGAAGCAATCCAAATCAGGAAAGGTACGGGGAAGACATTTTTTGAATCTGAGAAAAAACGTTTAAATACAGCTTCATTATTAATGGAATACATATTGAAGGAAAGTACCATAAGGGATATTTGA
- a CDS encoding helix-turn-helix domain-containing protein, with protein sequence MDYSKIGKLILTLRREKMMTQKDVAEAINISDKTISKWERGLGCPDVSLLGDLSSILGVNIEKILLGDLEPNDAEGGNMKRIKFYVCSNCGNVMNSLGEADLSCCGRKLEALIAQKENEEHAITVEEIDNEYYLTIQHEMTKTHFISFVAYVGWDRVLLVKLYPEQNPEVRIPKMKGGSFYIYCNQHGLWKKEKK encoded by the coding sequence ATGGATTACAGCAAGATTGGAAAGTTGATTTTGACTCTTCGTAGAGAAAAAATGATGACACAAAAAGATGTTGCCGAAGCTATTAACATAAGCGACAAGACCATTTCTAAATGGGAGCGAGGATTAGGATGTCCCGATGTGTCTTTGCTTGGTGATCTTTCCAGTATATTAGGTGTGAATATTGAAAAGATTTTATTAGGCGATTTAGAGCCTAATGATGCAGAAGGAGGAAATATGAAACGAATTAAATTTTATGTATGTTCTAATTGCGGTAATGTTATGAACAGTTTAGGTGAAGCTGATCTATCCTGTTGTGGGAGGAAGTTGGAGGCGCTTATTGCACAGAAGGAGAATGAAGAACACGCGATAACTGTCGAAGAAATTGACAATGAGTATTACTTAACCATACAGCATGAAATGACGAAAACACATTTTATATCGTTCGTTGCCTATGTTGGGTGGGATAGGGTACTTTTAGTAAAGCTTTATCCAGAACAAAATCCAGAAGTACGCATTCCTAAAATGAAAGGCGGCAGCTTTTATATCTATTGTAATCAACATGGTCTATGGAAGAAAGAGAAAAAATGA
- the modA gene encoding molybdate ABC transporter substrate-binding protein, producing the protein MKKIGIFCLSIMFLGVVMSGCSSNEESKKQNAGSEKVELTISAAASLQDAINEIKTAYEKENANIKINLNFGASGALQQQISQGAPVDLFFSAAEDKFEKLVDEKLVEKGINLIGNEIVLVVPKDSNQINKFEDLSKAEKIALGTPETVPAGQYGKETLENLGVWKDSEEKVVYAKDVRQVLTYVETENVDAGIVYKTDALTSEKVTISATALEDTHTPIIYPVGIIKESSHLEEANDFYEYLQTDKAMEIFVKYGFADIN; encoded by the coding sequence GTGAAAAAGATAGGGATTTTTTGTCTCTCAATTATGTTCTTAGGAGTAGTAATGTCCGGATGTTCATCAAATGAAGAAAGTAAAAAGCAGAATGCTGGTTCAGAAAAAGTTGAATTGACTATTTCGGCCGCAGCAAGTTTACAAGATGCTATAAACGAAATAAAAACAGCTTATGAAAAAGAGAACGCTAATATTAAAATCAATCTAAACTTTGGAGCTTCTGGTGCACTCCAGCAACAGATTTCTCAAGGGGCTCCAGTTGATTTATTCTTCTCAGCCGCTGAAGATAAGTTCGAAAAATTAGTGGATGAGAAACTTGTTGAAAAGGGCATAAATCTAATAGGTAATGAAATTGTCTTAGTGGTTCCAAAAGACTCAAATCAGATAAATAAATTTGAAGACCTCTCAAAAGCTGAAAAAATCGCCCTTGGTACTCCTGAGACTGTCCCTGCTGGCCAGTATGGGAAAGAAACGTTAGAAAACTTAGGTGTTTGGAAAGATAGTGAAGAAAAAGTGGTCTATGCCAAGGATGTACGTCAAGTTCTTACTTATGTTGAAACGGAGAACGTTGATGCGGGTATCGTTTATAAAACTGATGCGTTGACATCTGAAAAAGTCACGATTTCTGCAACAGCTTTAGAAGATACACACACTCCGATTATTTATCCAGTAGGAATCATTAAAGAGAGCTCCCATTTAGAAGAAGCAAATGATTTTTACGAATATCTCCAAACAGATAAGGCGATGGAGATATTTGTGAAATATGGATTTGCGGATATTAACTGA
- a CDS encoding response regulator transcription factor — MHKILLVEDDVEISEMVGVQLNKEGFELVAAFDGEEAITNFAQYTFDLVILDLMIPKVSGMDILKSIRENSKVPVLIMSAKDSDVDKALGLGFGADDYLTKPFSMIELTARVKAIIRRATDYSSGEQAVDNFLEIGDLSIDLENFSVLKKGTDIKLTSKEFSILKLFVTNPSRVFTKAQLYRFIWNDDYYGDENVINVHIRRLREKIEDDPSDPCYIKTIWGIGYKLGKN; from the coding sequence ATGCATAAAATTCTACTTGTAGAAGATGATGTGGAAATTAGTGAAATGGTGGGCGTTCAGTTGAACAAAGAAGGATTTGAACTTGTAGCTGCATTTGATGGAGAAGAGGCAATCACGAATTTTGCCCAGTATACCTTTGATTTAGTCATTCTTGATTTAATGATTCCTAAGGTTTCGGGAATGGATATTTTAAAAAGTATTCGTGAAAACAGCAAGGTTCCGGTGCTAATCATGTCAGCTAAAGACAGTGATGTTGATAAAGCGCTTGGTTTGGGTTTTGGGGCTGATGACTATCTCACTAAACCATTCTCTATGATTGAATTAACGGCAAGGGTAAAAGCGATTATTCGACGTGCTACTGACTATTCAAGTGGTGAACAAGCTGTAGATAATTTTCTCGAAATCGGAGATCTTTCCATCGATTTGGAAAACTTCTCAGTTCTTAAAAAGGGGACTGATATTAAATTGACTTCAAAAGAATTTAGTATATTGAAGTTGTTTGTCACGAATCCAAGCAGGGTTTTTACGAAAGCGCAGCTTTATCGTTTTATTTGGAATGATGATTACTACGGTGACGAAAATGTAATCAATGTCCATATTAGAAGATTGAGAGAAAAGATTGAAGATGATCCATCGGATCCCTGCTATATTAAAACCATCTGGGGAATTGGCTATAAGTTGGGAAAGAACTAA